Genomic segment of Pirellulales bacterium:
GGTCCGGCGCTCTGTCTGGTCAATCCAGACTTCAATCATGCTGGTCGTTGCGACATCGTTGTGCCGCTCGCAGACCTCATGGGCCGAGCGCAAGGATCGTGTCAGCTCTTGGTTGTCGCCGGAAAGCTCCGTTAGCATTTCGCTCGGAGCCACGAAGTCCTCGTTGTTGTCTTTCAAACGTTGGTGCTCGGAGATATCGCTAATGGAGTGGAGCGTCGTTCCTCCGATCTTGCGTGCTCGCTCCGCCAGGTCATCGGTCATGGCGAAGATTTGTGTCGCGTGCTCGTCGAGGAGGAGGTGGTAGTCGCGAAAATGCCGCCCACTCATGTGCCAGTGGAAATTCTTTGTCTTCATGTAAAGCGCAAATACATCGGCCAGCAATTGCCGCAGCTCGTTCGAGATCTCCTCGACTGCATCGTGGCTGAGATCGGTTGGAGTTGCTAAGGCACTTCTTCCCTTCGCTCGATTCAATTCACGCGTTGCCATGGCTTTGTTCTCCTTGAAAATGTGCGCCCGGCGATCCGTATCCTCAAAAACGACGTCAGCACCCGGATGCGAGAGCCGGGATTTGAACCCGGACGGGTTGCCCCACTGGATCCTAAGTCCTTCACGCATCGTTAGGCTAGCCCCTTGGAGTTTATTCTAGCCGAGAAAACAGCGATCAACAGCCCTGTGCTGGTTCAGCAGATTCCGCCAACTTCGGCAAGTCGTGGAGTTTTTTTGGAGTTTCGGACACTCCGGGGGTCGGCACCGCCGCTCCGAACGATCGCCCGGCGTGAAGGCGCCAGTGAAGCGTTGGACGCGGACACAATCGGGACGACCCAAACATCGACCCGAGCTGTCGGCGCTCGCTGCGGCACAAACTGAGCTATCGTTTTTTGACCGATTCGACGCCGGAGCGGCTGAACCGGTGACGTTGCCGCCAATTCGCCGCTTTTGCTATGCTTGGCCGCAGGAGGGCAAACCAATGGCCAAAAGTCAAAAGTCGATCCGGATGAAAGCAGCGGCAGCGCCAAAGCCGATGCGCCTCAGCACTCGCGAGAGCCTGGCGGACCGCAAGGAAGCCGCGCAGATCGAGCTGATCGAAGCACAGGTGAAAGAAACTCTCGCCCATGCAGAGGAGCGGATCGCATACGCGGAAATGAACCGCGCTCAAGCCGAAAAAGATCGGGAAGAAACGAAGCAGCTCCGCCGCCAGCGCTAGCCTTCACCGCGCTCGATCTTGGCTCGCTTGATTTCCTCGAGCCGCGCGACTTCATCGGGAAGAAGTTCTAGCTTGAGCGGATCCACCTTTGCGATCGCCTGGACGGCATGATGCTTTCGGTCGGCCCGCGGCAGGCGCTGGGCGCCGATGCGAAGTTGTTTTGCCTTGTCGATCATGGCGCGGTTTGCGTCGAGTGTGCGATGAGCCGCGGCCAGTCGGCACGTACGGCAGGGTGTGATCACGATCCGGCGGCCGCAGGAGCAGCGTATCGGCCGGCGGAGCCGCTTCTCGCCTGGCCCCAGCTCGAGGTCTTGCTCACATACGATCTGCCAAGCTGTCTGCCGGCTGATCGTGATCGACCAGCCGTCGAGGAACGCGGCAATCTGGCGTGAACTGGCGCCAGCAGCGGCGAGCCGGCGGACCACTTCGCGGACCGGTTTGGCAGTCGCAGGTCGGCCGACTCGGGCCATCTATCGCCTCGTCGCGGGGCGGTAATTCCGAACTCGACCCCGTCGCGAGGCCGCTTCCAGCATTCACGCAGTCATTCAGCATATCCGGGAATCCGTCCCTGTTTCGCCACCAAATGCTCGGTAAATTACCACCGACGCCAGCGAAACCGCCGTGCGACTTCCTCTCAAAATGCGGCAAGGGCATAGCTCCGGGCGGGAAAAAAACGCATCGTCTCGGCGTCGCCATGAGGCGCTCTTGCGAAGTTGTTGACGGTCGCCGCGTCGTTATGGCAGAATGCCGGCACTTAAACCGAGGCCGAAAGGCTTCAGATTCGGAAGACGACGATGATTCAAAGGGCCGCAACCCTCGTGAACCGTGCGCTTGCCGTGAGGCGGCGCGGGTGCTTTCCGAAGCGCCTAAGTAGCGATTCACGAGGGCTGCGGCTTTTTGCTGCGCTGTTGTTAGCGCGACGGAAAGGGCGCCACGATGATCGCCCTCAACTCTGCCGCATTCTCCGCGGCCGAACCTTGCGACCGGCAACCGCCGGCCGAAGAATCCGCGCCATGCTCGCCCATCGCGCCCGCCCGCGATGCCCGCGGCCTGTCCCCTTCCATGCCGTTGTCGGAGTTTTTCGACGTCTACTTCACGCCCGTCTTCCTCGCCGGCGGCCGCAAGGCGGATGGCACGATTCGCGAATACGAGCAAACGCTGAAATTCTGGCGACTCCTCACGGATGATCCGCCGCTCAATGAGATCGACACGCTCGTGTTGACCAAGTTTTTCGACAGCTTCCGCCAACGGACTGGAAAAAGCGGTCGCGGGAAACTCGCCAGCAACACGGTCCGCAAGCACGCTATTGCCCTTCAGGCAGTGCTCGACAGAGCCGGGCCGTTTAGACGCGACAGTAGAAACAGCCGCAACGCGGAGCTGCTCGAGCGCGTCCCTCTCGTCGAAAAGCCTGGCATCCAGATCAAGGAAATCAACGATTGCATGACGCTTGCGGAGATCGGCCAGTTTCTGGACGGCTGCGATCTAGCCAAGTCGCCGCGCGGCCTGAATATCTCGCCCTGCGATTTTTGGCGGGCGATGGTGACTGTGATCTACAACTGCGGCCCGCGAATTGGCACCTGTATGGGGCTTCGCTGGTCGTGGCTCGAAAAGGACGAGCACGCGCAATGGTTCGCAATTCCGTCCATCGCGGATAGCTGCATCGGAACCAGCGCAAACAAGTCGAAGCGTCACTTCAAGATGTACGTTAACAGGCACGCCTCGGCGGCGCTGCAGATCGTGCGCGGCTGCTGGGAAGGCCGATCGCCGCGCATCGACCCCGACTTCGTATTTCCGTGGCTCGGCACACCGAAGGCCCTTCAAGTCATGCGGAGGCGGATCCTTGCGGGGCTGGACATTGTGCCCGCGCGGCAAGAGATTCTTGGCTTCCATTCCGTGCGGAAGGCGGCCGCGACGGCCATTTCGCAGATCAATCCCGCCGCGACTGCCGCCTTTTTGGGGCATCGGACTCGCGACATTGCACTTAACCATTACGTCGATAAGAGCGTGCTGCTCGATGCGATCGAGAAGCTGCCGCAGCCGGCGAGCGCGTTCGATCGTCATCCGCAGCGGCTATTGCTGAGCGAGCGCGGGACCGCCGTGCTATGGAAATGGGAGCGACTGATCGACACGAACGACCGACGGCGCGCCGAGAATCCGGCAGTTAGTGACCAGGAGATTCTGGACGCCTACCATTGGCGCTATCCCCACCTGCCGACGGCCACGCTTGAGCAGCTCAGAAATGCGCGCCGACCGTCGGCCAGGCTAAGGAGCGGGATGCCAGCAGCTTCGCAATGTGACGGGCTGACAGGCGGTAGCGAGCCGACGGTTCCCGAGACGCCGGCGACCGTGGAAGCATCGCCGCCGCGGCCATCGTCGGAACCGACGACGAGTACCGCATCGCCAACCACGGTGCTGCTCGATCGGCACTGGCCACAGTCGCCGATCGAGATCATCGGCCCGCAGCTCCGGATCGCCGACGGCTTGTCGTTGCCGCCCGAAGCCGTCACGCAGACCTTTGCCATCTTGGCAAAGCGCGGAGTCGGCAAAACCCACACGGCAACAGTGCTCGCCGAGGAAATGCTCAAGCTCGGGCAGCAGATCATCGTCTACGATCCGACCGGGGCTTGGCACGGGCTCAAGAAATCGGCCGACGGAAAGGGACCAGGCCTGCCCGCGGTAGTGTTCGGGGGCGAACACGCCGACGTGGAGATCCACGATCCGGACTATTCGGGCGCCCTTATTGCGAGCACGATCATCGACCAGCGAATCTCCGCGGTGCTTGATTGCAGTCTGCTCCGCGGAAATGACCGAAGCACGTTCCTGGCCGATTTCTTCGAGACGGTCTACCACGGGAACCGATCGCCGCTGCATCTTTTCTTGGATGAGGCGCAAACGATCGTGCCGCAGCGGCCAAAGGGAGGAGCTGAAGGGACGCGACTTTCCGTCGCCGTGGAAGACTGTTTCTTGCAAGGCCGCCGCCGCGGAATTGGCGCCACGATCATCAGCCAGCGGCCGGCACTCGTCAGCAAGGCCGTTACCACACAATGCGAGGTACTCATAGCAATGCGAATGGTCGGCGCCCTGGACCGGCGGGCGATTCAGGAATGGATCGCCGTTCACGCTGAAGATTCTCAGCGGGCCCGCGCCATGATCGCCAGCCTACCGTCGCTCGGCATTGGTGAGGGCTGGGTTTGGTCCCCCGGCTGGCAAGACCTATTCCATCGGGTAAAGTTCCGCCTGAGGGAAACGCTGGATACATCCGCCACGCCGACGCCGGAAATGACGATGCTCGAGCGGAAGCCATCAGCGCCGGCGGACCTGGCCGCGATCGCCGAGCAGCTCCGCCAGGCGGCAACACAGAAAGCCGCCGGCCGCGAGCATTCCGCGCCAAATACTCGAAAGACGCCGCCCGCACCTGTAGGGAACGGCCTCCATGCCGTTCCGGGAACTGCTCGCCATCACCGGCGAGGGCGGCCGACATCGCCGCGGCCAGCGATAGGCGATCGACTGCCGGCCGCGCCGCAATTGGATCCACCCTCGTCGCCCCCGGCGAGCCTGCAGGCGCGATCGATCTTTTCGCGGATTGCATCCGCAGCCCGTAGCGCGATGGCCAGCATCGTCGGCCGCGGCGATGCATCCAGGAAGCCGGCAGAAGGAGGCGAACGGAGGTGGCGCGATTGTCGTATTACCGAATTGTTTGAAGCCTGGTTCCGCCCGTTGCTGTTGCGGGGAAGGACGCACGCCAGCGAGATTGAATCGTTTGCCGAAGCTGTCGCGCTTTGGACAGAGCTGGGCGACGATCTTCCAATCCGGAAAATCGACGAACGATCAATCGAGAAATATCGGCGTGGGCTCCTCACTGCGACGCACCGCATAGGGCTATTCGCCGGGGAGGGCCTGCCCGCCGAAGCTCGGTCGCATCATCTGCTTTGCATTAGAACCCTGCTCAATTCCTGTCCGCGGGATTAATATGGACACGTGAACACTATGAATCACAACGCGACTTTTCATCCAGAAATCCGACCGCGACCCTCCGGCCGCCGGGCATGTCGCGGGTCCTTTCCGGGGCCCCCCCGTCCGCGCGCGGCTGGAAAGCTGCGTTTTTTTTGCGCGAAACACTGAGAAAATTAGTTTCTTCTTCTTCTCCCCAGCTCCTTTTTCTTCCGAGGTGACCAATGCCGAAGCGCAGTTCGAAACCCCAGAGCGCGCCGACCAGGCCACGGCCGACTAAAGCCGAATTCGCAAGCGCGCTCGGGATTTCACCGCGTCAGGTTCAGAACCATTTCGCCGCGGGCTGCCCGAGGACTTCGATCGCCGCGGCCAGGCGCTGGCGGGCGGAGAATATCCGACTTGGCGAAAAGCGTTCAGGATCCAAGAGGGGCCGCGCCGAGATCATCGCGCTTGGAATCGCGAAGCTATTTGAGGAAGTCCGCGGCAGCAAACTCGCTAATCAGATTGCGGAAGGCAATACGATCCCGCTCGCCGAGGCTGAACGGTTCTTGTCCGAAATGAATCTGCGAATCAAGTCGCGGTTGGAAGCCATCCCCGATGAACTCGAGATGGGGTTCCCTCCAGACCAGCGGATTGAGGCAAAACGCAAATTGCAGGACGCTATCCGAGCGTTGCTGCACGAAATGGCCGACCCAAACTTCTTGAGGAAGCCGCTCCCGAAGGTCCGCAAGTCGCGTAAGAAGAAGTGATTTTTTCGAGGATTTCAGGGCTTTTCCGAGTGAATAGCAGTTTGTAATTTGATTGCATCGGGTCGCCGCTAGCTACGGCTCAGGTCCGTCGCGTCCGCGTGGAGCATTCCCCACGTGGCGCGTCGGCCGCCCGTCGAAGACTAAGGAATGCCTCTTATGCCGGGCGACGGCGAAAACGATCAATTCCTCGAGGGGCGGAAGCTAGATTCCGCGCGCACAACCGGTTTTCAGGTACCGGCGACGGAGCCGCAAGAAGCGCGCGCGCATGGCTCCGACCCGAACGATCTCGATCAACCCGCGCCAATCATCTCCTTTCCGTCGCCGGCCACAAGGTACATCGATGCCTTGCCCGCGAGAGGTTACCGCAACGCCTTGTCCATCTTCTATGGGGCGTTCTTCAGGCCGTGGGTTCTGATCGACCGCGGAGTACCTGAATCAGAGATCGAAGAATATGGCGAATCGGTTCGGCTTTGGGAGCGGCTCAGGTGCGAGCAGGATCTCGATCGGATCGATCGCCGCGCTATGTCGCTCTTCCGCGACCGCCTCGGACCAGAGCTCGAGCGGTGCGAGGGCGAACCGCCGGATCCCTCGCTAATCGAGAAGCACATTGACAAGATCGCGACGATCCTCGACGTGGCCGGCTACGCCGACGGACGCAAAGGTGAACGGACCGAATGGGCCAGAAAGCTCCTCAACGAAATCACGATGGTCCCGCGTCCGCCGACGGTGCCCGAATCGGTCGTTGTCGCCCATCGCGAACACGTCCTGCTTTTTGCCGAGGCCGCGGCGACCGCCCGCGAGCCGACGGCAATCGGAATTGAGCCGGCCGCATTCTGGCGGGCACTCATTGCGGTCCTCTACAACACGGGCATTCGGATTGGCGCGGCGCTTCGCCTTGAAAAAAGTTGGATCGCCGAAGACGAGTCGGGCAAAACGTGGATCCGAGTTCACCTCGGCCGTTGGGATGACGATCGCCGGCTTGGCGCCTTGAACCCTCCGCTCATCTATCTGAATTGTGAAGCGTGCAAAGCCACGAAAGCGCTCGACGTCGCCGTTGCCCCAGACATGGACGCGGATCTGCTCGTTCCCTGGCGGCACAGCCCATCGTTTCTGACGACGATCAGAGCGGAGATTCTCGCGCGATCGAGGATCCCCGCCGAGGCGCGTCTCGTTGGATTTAACGGTTTTCGCGCCCCGATCTTCGAGCTAATGCGGCGCGATTGTTGGATCGATCATTATCCGATCCACGGGCAGGAGCGGCTTCGAGCCTGGACGGCCATGTGCGATGCCATTCCGCCGCTGGGCTTTGAATTCAAATAGCGGAGCTACGAGCACTTTGAAAGGAAGCGAAGCCATGCCGCAGAAAAAGCATTGTTGCCGTCCTCCCGTTCCCCGTGCCATCGCCGCGATTGCCCGCGAACTGGCAATTTCCGGCGGCTTGTCACAACGCCAGATCGTCATGCAGCTCAAGAAGCGATCCATATCGATCTCGCTCGCGACAATTCAACGGATTCTCGCCGGCACGCGTCTATGCGACAGCCTGCCAGAGGACGCAGAATTGCCGCTCCCGCGCCCAGACGAACTGAGGGCCGGTGAAAGCTGGTGCGCTCCGCCGCAGCGCTGCCCGGATTGTGGTGCCCTGATCTTGATAGAGCCGTGCCGCACATGCCGAGTGCGACGGCTGGCGATGAGGGGGATCTGATGGCGTTGCCCCGTCGCAAATCCGCTACGGCAAAGACGCACAAGGCGCCGCAACCCGCGCCGCCCGCTTTCGAACTATCAGCGGCGTCCGAAATGCTCGAGCAATTGACGGAGACGTTTCGCGATCTGCGCCTCTGGGCGCGCGAGACGATCAAGCCCAAGGATCCCGAATTCCCTTTGGACGATCGACCGGAGCCGATCATCTGGCCCGACGGGCATTCTCCGCTTGGTATGCCGCTTTCCGCCCTCACTTTGACTGAACAAGGCCAGACCTTCTATGGCCTGTTCTTTTCCTCCTTCGAAGATTGGGATTCGATCCAGGCCGCGATCGAGAGCAACGCCAAAATGATTCGCCGTGCGGCCCTGGCCGGCAGCGGGCCGATGCGCATCGGTGCAATCTCCGAGCGATCGGCGCACGAGGTGGCGTTGCGATTGCTTGATCCCTTCGACCGTTTGCGCAGCGCACAGAATCATCCGAATGCCCGCAAGATCGCGTGTGCCGAAACGCTGAAGCCTGGCATGTTGCCGGATGCGCTGATCGGCCTGGTTCACAAGAACATTTGGCCGGAGGCATACGCCCTTCCCGAACGAATTGCAGAGGAGCGCGAGCGATGGCTCGATCAGGATCCCGGGGCCCACCCGAAAGCAAAAAGACGTGGTGGGCGGAAAACTGACGCGCTTATGCTCACGTTGATCGAGGAAAATCCGGACGCGGCGGGCTGGTCGCAGCGCGACTGGAGGAAGGGGATTTGGGATAGATTTCAGGTTTCCCGTGCATTGTCGACCATTGGCGATACAAAGGTTTGGAAAGAGCAGGAGCTGCTCAGATTCGATTTGCAGGCCCAACGGGCTCAGGACCGCCGACGTCGCTCATAGTTTGATCTTCAAATAAGCGGCGATTTTCGTCGAGAATCGCCGCTTTTTTTGCGCGCCCGGTCGCGCGCCCGGTTGTGTCTACCGGTCGGGCGCGCGGCTTTATAGAGGATGAATTTGTGGCAAACCCGAAAGATGATGAGCAGCTCGACCAAAGCCCGGCCACGCTGGTCGCGATCGCCCGCGCCGCCCATATCGCCGGCGACCAGGACCTCGAGCGCGCCGCAAGAAGGCAGCTCGATCAGCGGTTCGCGATCAAAATCCAATTCGGCATATCGCTCGATCGGTCGCGATTAAGGGGGCCTTTGGCGTGAAGCTCGACGCCAGCGATATTACCGACTTGAAACCGCTAATCGAGACGGTCGCCCGAGCGGCGGTTGACGAGATTCGCCGCGATGAGGCTGCGCTCGATTCGCGACGCCTGGCCTACCCGGAGGCCGAGGCCGCGGCGATCCTGGGCGTGCGGAAGCACGTGCTGGGGGCGGCCAGGCGAGCTGGACTGCTCCAGGCTTCCCGGCTGGGAAAGCAGACGCTTTACTCGCGCGACGAGCTGCTCCGATTCCTCCGCGATGGAGGCGTCGACCGGTGATGCTCGATCATTGCCAACGACTACTTAGGCGAGAGGATCCACCCGCGCCGCTATAGGGCAAGCGCGCGTTTCACAAAGGAGATGGACCGCCGCGGCGTGGAGGCAACCTCGCGGCCAAACAACAGAGAGGAGGAATTGAAATCGCCGAGGGGCCGGGATTTGCCCCTTTGCCCCTTTGCCCCTTTGCCCCTTTATGGCCGCCAAATCATCCACGCAGGAGCAAATTGCCGTTCGCCGTGTCTTGCGGCCCGGCGCGCTCGAGGTGCCACGCGGCATTTTCGTCAGCGAGAGCATAACCTGGCAGCCGCGGTGGCTGTGGATCGCGCTTTGGAATCTCGCCGGACGTCGAGCGGGGACTGTCACGACCAGCAAGATCGAACTGGCCGGCTTGCTCAAACGCAACGAGTTGCGATCGATCGACCATTACATCGAACACTTGGAAGCCGCCGGGGTGATCGAATCCCGCAACGAACCGCACGGGCTACTTTGCCTGTACGTGCATGACCCCGACCTTGCCGACCCTTTGTATGCGAGCCGTGGCCGTTCAAGTGGCCGGTTGCTGTTCGACAAATTCTTCTCACCGGACGACGCGCCCATGCTGGTAGAACTCCCCGCGCCGATTCTCGCGGCCAGCACAACTCGCATCGAAGATGGCGCGGCGTTTTCACCGGGAAAAACGCCGCGGGTGGCAACAACCATTACCGGGGAAAACGCCGTGCCATTGACTCCGCCACCAGCGCTAGAATCGACGGTCGACGAAACTCCCAAACGGGTTGCGCCAAAATATGGCCATCCGGCCACGGCGAATCTCCCGGTAAAAACGCCGGCACGGAATTCGCTTTTTGGAGGAGGAGGAGGTTTGAAATTCAAGATACCTCCTCCTCCGTCACCGAGCGGGCTGACGCCGAAATTGCTGGAAGCGAAGCTCCAATCGATCGGACTGGCGCTAGCAAAAATGGCCGTTAGTTCGGCGATCGACGCGGGGTTGAGCCTGTCGGAAATCGCGTGGGCCATCGCCTTTTGGGACGCCAACAGGCCGGCATGGGAAGTGGGCGTCCTGTATCATCGCTTCGTCGAGGTCAGAAACCCACGACTCCGAGTCGATGAGGGCTGGCCAAGGCCCTCGACCGCATGGACGAAGGCACACACCCGCCAGACCGACGCCACAATTGGCCGCCGCGCGGAGCATGAGCGCGATCGGAAGCGCGCCGAATCGGAGCGCGAGATCGCGGCGGACCTTGAGCGCCGGCTCGGTCCGATGCTTGACGGGCTCAGTCCGGACCGGCTCAACGAGCTGGCAGCCGAGCGGCTCGCCGGCCAACCGATTCTCGAGAGACAATTTCGGCGCCACGGCGTGCGATCCGCACTTGTTCGTGAGCGACTTCTCGCCGCACTCGCCGATCGGGAGGTGACCGCCGATGCGACGTAGCTGCAATGATCTTGACTCCGCGACCGGCCTTCGTAGCAATGTCCGACGTGGAAGACAATCTCGAGGACGATGAGGAAGACGATCTCGACGGCTTCCTTGTCTGAAAGGTGAGCGCATGATCGCAATGAGCAACGACGTTGAACTGCCGGCGGCTTTGTTGGCCGCGGCGGAAGCCTTTTCGTTCAGCGAGGCAAACCTGATCGCGGCGCCGCGGATCGAGCAGTACTTCGGCCCGTGGGCCGTCGAAGAAATCCAGTTTCAGGCGGCCGTCAACGTGCTCAAGCGGATCGATATTCGCGCCCACGTCGCAGATTCGCTGGCCTCGAGCACGAACCGACAACCGCCCCGCGCCGCTCGCCGAACCTACAGCATGGCCGGATCGACCGCAATCGTCCCACTCAGCGGCGCGCTGATGAAGGCCGAGTCGAGCTTGAACCTTTCGACGTCGACCGTGTTCGCCCGCCGGCAGGTCCGCCAGGCGGCCGCGGACGAAGGCGTAGCGGGGATTCTGCTCGTGATCGATTCGGCCGGCGG
This window contains:
- a CDS encoding DNA starvation/stationary phase protection protein; the encoded protein is MREGLRIQWGNPSGFKSRLSHPGADVVFEDTDRRAHIFKENKAMATRELNRAKGRSALATPTDLSHDAVEEISNELRQLLADVFALYMKTKNFHWHMSGRHFRDYHLLLDEHATQIFAMTDDLAERARKIGGTTLHSISDISEHQRLKDNNEDFVAPSEMLTELSGDNQELTRSLRSAHEVCERHNDVATTSMIEVWIDQTERRTWFLSETVREI
- a CDS encoding helix-turn-helix domain-containing protein; its protein translation is MKLDASDITDLKPLIETVARAAVDEIRRDEAALDSRRLAYPEAEAAAILGVRKHVLGAARRAGLLQASRLGKQTLYSRDELLRFLRDGGVDR
- a CDS encoding DUF87 domain-containing protein, with translation MIALNSAAFSAAEPCDRQPPAEESAPCSPIAPARDARGLSPSMPLSEFFDVYFTPVFLAGGRKADGTIREYEQTLKFWRLLTDDPPLNEIDTLVLTKFFDSFRQRTGKSGRGKLASNTVRKHAIALQAVLDRAGPFRRDSRNSRNAELLERVPLVEKPGIQIKEINDCMTLAEIGQFLDGCDLAKSPRGLNISPCDFWRAMVTVIYNCGPRIGTCMGLRWSWLEKDEHAQWFAIPSIADSCIGTSANKSKRHFKMYVNRHASAALQIVRGCWEGRSPRIDPDFVFPWLGTPKALQVMRRRILAGLDIVPARQEILGFHSVRKAAATAISQINPAATAAFLGHRTRDIALNHYVDKSVLLDAIEKLPQPASAFDRHPQRLLLSERGTAVLWKWERLIDTNDRRRAENPAVSDQEILDAYHWRYPHLPTATLEQLRNARRPSARLRSGMPAASQCDGLTGGSEPTVPETPATVEASPPRPSSEPTTSTASPTTVLLDRHWPQSPIEIIGPQLRIADGLSLPPEAVTQTFAILAKRGVGKTHTATVLAEEMLKLGQQIIVYDPTGAWHGLKKSADGKGPGLPAVVFGGEHADVEIHDPDYSGALIASTIIDQRISAVLDCSLLRGNDRSTFLADFFETVYHGNRSPLHLFLDEAQTIVPQRPKGGAEGTRLSVAVEDCFLQGRRRGIGATIISQRPALVSKAVTTQCEVLIAMRMVGALDRRAIQEWIAVHAEDSQRARAMIASLPSLGIGEGWVWSPGWQDLFHRVKFRLRETLDTSATPTPEMTMLERKPSAPADLAAIAEQLRQAATQKAAGREHSAPNTRKTPPAPVGNGLHAVPGTARHHRRGRPTSPRPAIGDRLPAAPQLDPPSSPPASLQARSIFSRIASAARSAMASIVGRGDASRKPAEGGERRWRDCRITELFEAWFRPLLLRGRTHASEIESFAEAVALWTELGDDLPIRKIDERSIEKYRRGLLTATHRIGLFAGEGLPAEARSHHLLCIRTLLNSCPRD